The Immundisolibacter cernigliae genome has a window encoding:
- a CDS encoding ABC transporter ATP-binding protein: MSSATAPAPGLTVSVRQLGSYFRRAFRLAITTNPRLALLLAGCTLAAGVLPAGMAWVGKLIVDAVVAAAAGNANARAVLLLIGVEAALVALIAAAQRGIALCESLLRAQLGYRVNDMILAKALTLELAQFEDSEFYDKLTRARRDASTRPLNLVRQSFGLLQNLISLLSYAALLSQLSVLAVGVFLLAGLPAFLAEARFSGEAFALFRWRSPDTRMQIYLETVLAREDHAKEVKVYGLGRPILGRYGDIFRKLYRRDRSLALRREGWGFALGLLGTAALYGGYGWVALQAVAQRISLGEMTMYLLLLRQGQAAVTASLSALGGLYEDNLYLTNLYEFLEQPVPDRVGHVTAGAAPGDGIRFERVSFRYPGATGDAVSGIDLHLAPGRSLALVGDNGAGKTTLIKLLTRLYRPTGGRILLDGTPLDAWDESALRQRIAVVFQDFNRYQFTVGENIGAGDVAHLHDQARWRQAATDGLAAPFVETLPGRYGAQLGSWFKGGRELSGGQWQKLALSRAFMRREADILVLDEPTAAMDAQAEADVFEHFRRLAARRMAILISHRFSTVRMADEILVMRDGVITERGSHAELLHAGGHYARLFTLQAAGYR, encoded by the coding sequence GTGAGCAGCGCCACCGCCCCGGCGCCGGGCCTGACGGTTTCGGTCCGCCAGCTGGGCAGCTATTTCCGCCGCGCCTTCCGGCTTGCCATCACCACCAATCCCCGCCTGGCGCTGCTGCTGGCCGGCTGCACGCTGGCGGCGGGCGTGCTGCCGGCCGGCATGGCCTGGGTGGGCAAGCTGATCGTCGACGCGGTGGTGGCGGCCGCGGCCGGCAACGCCAATGCGCGGGCGGTGCTGCTGCTGATCGGCGTGGAAGCAGCCCTGGTGGCGTTGATCGCCGCCGCCCAGCGCGGCATCGCGCTGTGCGAGTCGCTGCTGCGGGCGCAGCTGGGCTACCGCGTGAACGACATGATCCTGGCCAAGGCGCTGACGCTGGAGCTGGCGCAGTTCGAGGATTCCGAGTTCTACGACAAGCTCACCCGGGCGCGGCGCGACGCCTCCACCCGGCCGCTGAACCTGGTGCGCCAGAGCTTCGGCCTGCTGCAGAACCTGATCTCGCTGCTCAGCTACGCGGCGCTGCTGTCGCAGCTGTCGGTGCTGGCGGTGGGCGTGTTCCTGCTGGCCGGGCTGCCGGCCTTCCTGGCCGAGGCCAGGTTCTCCGGCGAGGCGTTTGCGCTGTTTCGCTGGCGCTCGCCGGACACGCGCATGCAGATTTACCTGGAAACCGTGCTGGCGCGCGAGGACCACGCCAAGGAGGTCAAGGTCTATGGCCTCGGGCGGCCGATCCTGGGCCGCTACGGCGACATCTTTCGAAAGCTCTACCGGCGCGACCGCAGCCTGGCCCTGCGGCGCGAGGGCTGGGGCTTCGCGCTCGGCCTGCTGGGCACGGCAGCTCTTTATGGCGGTTACGGCTGGGTGGCGCTGCAGGCGGTGGCCCAGCGCATCAGCCTGGGCGAGATGACCATGTATCTGCTGCTGCTGCGCCAGGGGCAGGCGGCGGTGACGGCCAGTCTGTCGGCGCTCGGCGGCCTGTACGAGGACAACCTGTACCTGACCAATCTGTACGAGTTTCTGGAACAACCGGTGCCGGACCGCGTCGGCCACGTCACGGCCGGCGCGGCGCCGGGCGACGGCATCCGCTTCGAGCGCGTGTCCTTCCGTTACCCCGGCGCCACCGGCGACGCCGTCAGCGGCATCGATCTGCATCTGGCGCCCGGCCGCAGTCTGGCGCTGGTGGGCGACAACGGCGCCGGCAAGACCACGCTGATCAAGCTGCTGACGCGCCTGTACCGGCCGACCGGCGGTCGCATCCTGCTGGACGGCACGCCGCTGGACGCCTGGGACGAGTCGGCCCTGCGCCAGCGCATCGCGGTGGTGTTCCAGGACTTCAACCGCTACCAGTTCACGGTCGGCGAGAACATCGGCGCCGGCGACGTGGCGCACCTGCACGACCAGGCCCGCTGGCGGCAGGCGGCCACCGACGGCCTGGCGGCGCCGTTCGTGGAAACCCTGCCCGGCCGCTACGGCGCGCAGCTTGGCAGCTGGTTCAAGGGCGGCCGCGAACTGTCCGGCGGGCAGTGGCAAAAGCTCGCCCTGTCGCGGGCCTTCATGCGTCGCGAGGCGGACATCCTGGTGCTGGACGAGCCGACGGCGGCGATGGACGCCCAGGCCGAGGCGGACGTGTTCGAGCATTTCCGGCGCCTGGCGGCCCGGCGCATGGCGATCCTGATCTCGCACCGCTTCTCCACCGTGCGCATGGCGGACGAGATCCTGGTGATGCGCGATGGGGTGATCACCGAGCGCGGCAGCCACGCCGAGTTGCTGCACGCGGGCGGCCACTACGCCCGGCTGTTCACGCTGCAGGCGGCCGGCTATCGGTGA
- a CDS encoding Lon protease family protein, protein MAIEPLKAAQLYAPCAPELIPYQSTSEVVEPVDVVGQERALAALAFGTGIRRDGYNLFILGTPGAGRHGVVRRFLEQRAASQATPADWCYVHNFEQPHRPRALRFAPGQGKGFCETMAQLVQELHSTLPSAFESDEYQARRRVVEQEFKDRHEQAIDEIRERARTREIALITTPGGFAFAPLVNGEVMSPAAFHKLPEETRKRIEADIEQLEQELGERLRRLPQWQKEARRRIRELDHDVALSVVQPAFAELKTAFEGTPGVAEYLDAACRDVVDNVGDFTAAREDAAPRLPFAPEPSFTRYEVNLLIQHPAGRGAPVVYADLPNYPNLVGRLDHQARFGTLSTDFTLIKPGALHEANGGYLLLDALRLLSQPYAWDAMKRALRAKELRIEPLERAIGLLTTVSLDPEPIPLDVTVLLIGDRRLYYLLAEYDPEFAELFKVAADFEDDLRRSPDTVADLARLLATLANRQGLLPFASSAVARVIEHASRSIGDAQRVDVRLNYLGDLLTQADYFARQAGAALVLPSHVQQAIDAAEQRSGRVRERVQEAILRDTLLIDTSGERVGQINGLAVLGLGGVMFGRPSRITARVRPGQGRVLDIEREVELGGPLHSKGVLILSSFLAARYATGEALSLSASLVFEQSYSGVDGDSASCAELYTLLSALAEAPIRQSLAVTGSVNQFGQVQAIGGVNEKIEGFFDICRARGLTGNQGVLIPASNVQHLMLRADVRDAVAAGQFNVYAVRTVDEGIELLTGLPAGVADAEGVYPEGSINGLVSDRLAEYARIRAALAHGGEGNGNGDI, encoded by the coding sequence ATGGCGATCGAGCCACTGAAAGCCGCACAGCTTTATGCGCCCTGCGCGCCGGAGCTGATTCCCTACCAGAGCACCTCCGAAGTGGTGGAGCCGGTCGACGTGGTCGGCCAGGAACGGGCGCTGGCGGCGCTGGCCTTCGGTACCGGCATCCGCCGCGACGGATACAACCTGTTCATCCTGGGCACGCCCGGCGCCGGCCGGCACGGCGTGGTGCGCCGTTTCCTCGAGCAGCGCGCGGCCAGCCAGGCCACCCCGGCCGACTGGTGCTACGTGCACAACTTCGAGCAGCCGCACCGGCCGCGCGCGCTGCGCTTCGCACCCGGCCAGGGCAAGGGCTTTTGCGAGACCATGGCGCAACTGGTCCAGGAGCTGCACAGCACGCTGCCCAGCGCCTTCGAGAGTGACGAATACCAGGCCCGGCGGCGGGTGGTCGAGCAGGAATTCAAGGACCGCCACGAGCAGGCCATCGACGAGATCCGCGAGCGTGCCCGCACCCGGGAGATCGCGCTGATCACGACGCCCGGCGGCTTCGCTTTCGCGCCCTTGGTGAACGGCGAGGTCATGTCGCCGGCCGCCTTCCACAAACTGCCGGAAGAAACCCGCAAGCGCATCGAGGCCGACATCGAGCAGCTCGAACAGGAACTGGGCGAGCGGCTGCGGCGCCTGCCGCAGTGGCAGAAGGAAGCCCGCCGACGCATCCGCGAGCTCGACCACGACGTGGCACTGAGCGTGGTGCAGCCGGCCTTCGCGGAACTGAAGACCGCCTTCGAGGGCACACCGGGCGTGGCCGAATACCTCGACGCCGCCTGCCGCGACGTGGTCGACAACGTCGGCGATTTCACCGCCGCGCGCGAAGACGCCGCGCCGCGGTTGCCGTTCGCGCCCGAGCCGAGCTTCACCCGCTACGAGGTGAACCTCCTCATTCAGCACCCGGCCGGGCGCGGCGCGCCGGTGGTGTATGCCGACCTGCCGAACTACCCGAACCTGGTCGGGCGGCTGGATCACCAGGCCCGCTTTGGCACGCTGTCCACGGACTTCACGCTGATCAAGCCGGGCGCGCTGCACGAGGCGAACGGCGGCTACCTGCTGCTCGACGCCCTGCGCCTGCTGAGCCAGCCCTATGCCTGGGATGCCATGAAGCGTGCGCTGCGCGCCAAGGAGCTGCGCATCGAGCCGCTGGAGCGGGCGATCGGCCTCCTGACCACGGTATCGCTGGACCCGGAGCCGATTCCGCTGGACGTGACCGTGCTGCTGATCGGCGATCGCCGGCTGTACTACCTGCTGGCCGAATACGACCCCGAGTTCGCCGAGCTGTTCAAGGTGGCGGCGGATTTCGAGGACGACCTGCGCCGCAGTCCGGACACCGTCGCCGATCTGGCGCGCCTGCTGGCCACGCTGGCGAACCGGCAGGGTCTGCTGCCGTTTGCCAGTTCCGCGGTGGCACGGGTCATCGAGCATGCCTCGCGCAGCATCGGTGACGCGCAGCGGGTCGATGTGCGCCTGAACTACCTGGGCGACCTGCTGACGCAAGCCGACTATTTCGCCCGCCAGGCCGGCGCGGCGCTGGTGCTGCCAAGCCACGTGCAGCAGGCCATCGACGCGGCGGAGCAACGCAGCGGGCGCGTGCGCGAGCGGGTGCAGGAGGCCATCCTGCGCGACACGCTGCTGATCGACACATCCGGCGAGCGGGTCGGGCAGATCAACGGCCTGGCGGTGCTGGGCCTGGGCGGGGTCATGTTCGGCCGGCCAAGCCGCATCACTGCCCGCGTGCGGCCCGGCCAGGGACGCGTGCTGGACATCGAGCGCGAGGTGGAACTGGGCGGCCCGCTGCACTCCAAGGGCGTGCTGATCCTGTCGAGCTTCCTGGCCGCCCGTTACGCCACCGGCGAGGCGCTGTCCCTGTCGGCCAGCCTGGTGTTCGAGCAGTCCTACAGCGGCGTGGACGGCGACAGCGCCTCCTGCGCCGAGCTGTACACGCTGCTGTCGGCGCTGGCCGAGGCGCCGATCCGCCAATCCCTGGCGGTGACCGGTTCCGTGAACCAGTTCGGCCAGGTGCAGGCCATCGGCGGCGTCAACGAGAAGATCGAGGGCTTTTTCGACATCTGCCGGGCGCGCGGCCTGACCGGCAACCAGGGCGTGCTGATCCCGGCCTCCAACGTGCAGCACCTGATGCTGCGCGCCGACGTGCGCGACGCCGTGGCCGCCGGCCAGTTCAACGTCTACGCCGTGCGCACGGTGGACGAGGGCATCGAGCTGCTGACCGGCCTGCCGGCCGGCGTCGCCGACGCCGAAGGCGTTTATCCGGAAGGCAGCATCAACGGCCTGGTGTCCGACCGCCTGGCCGAGTACGCGCGCATCCGCGCCGCGCTGGCGCACGGCGGCGAGGGCAACGGCAATGGCGACATCTGA
- the rplS gene encoding 50S ribosomal protein L19 — MNIIDQLNAEQMTRTVPDFRAGDTVLVQVKVVEGTRERLQAYEGVVIARRNRGLHSSFTVRKMSHGEGVERVFQIHSPQIQSIEVKRRGLVRSAKLYYLRGLQGKAARIREKLATRTQAG, encoded by the coding sequence ATGAACATCATCGACCAGCTGAACGCCGAGCAGATGACGCGCACCGTGCCGGATTTTCGTGCCGGCGACACCGTGCTGGTGCAGGTGAAGGTGGTTGAAGGCACCCGCGAGCGCCTGCAGGCCTACGAGGGCGTGGTCATCGCCCGTCGCAACCGCGGCCTGCACTCGTCCTTCACGGTGCGCAAGATGTCGCACGGCGAGGGCGTGGAGCGCGTGTTCCAGATTCACAGCCCGCAGATTCAGAGCATCGAGGTCAAGCGCCGTGGTCTGGTGCGCAGCGCCAAGCTGTACTACCTGCGCGGCCTGCAGGGCAAGGCGGCGCGCATTCGCGAGAAGCTCGCCACGCGCACCCAGGCCGGCTGA
- a CDS encoding thioredoxin fold domain-containing protein, with the protein MKRLLACALAGLTLLTVTDARADTPPALAAVLAKVSPDAPPTSVQPSAIPGLYEVIFGSTVYYFSADGKHMLGGPLVELASRRNLSAAALQKVEREQLMPQRVAFLKELRDADAIVFAAAKPQHRITVFTDIDCGYCRELHRHVGQYNAAGISVRYVAFPRAGEGSESFKKAENVWCAADRKAALTDAKAGKTVPDKVCENPVAEQFHAGEKIGVSGTPAILLDDGRLLPGYVPPDELKRVLEQPAG; encoded by the coding sequence ATGAAACGCCTTCTCGCTTGCGCGCTCGCCGGATTGACGCTGCTGACCGTCACTGACGCCCGCGCCGACACTCCGCCGGCACTCGCCGCCGTGCTGGCCAAGGTATCGCCCGATGCGCCGCCGACCTCCGTGCAGCCCTCCGCCATCCCCGGCCTGTACGAGGTGATCTTCGGCAGCACCGTCTATTACTTCAGCGCCGACGGCAAGCACATGCTGGGCGGGCCGCTGGTGGAGCTGGCCAGCCGGCGCAACCTGTCCGCCGCAGCGCTGCAGAAAGTCGAGCGCGAGCAACTGATGCCGCAGCGGGTCGCCTTTCTCAAGGAGCTGCGAGACGCCGACGCCATCGTGTTCGCCGCCGCCAAGCCGCAGCACCGCATTACCGTGTTCACCGACATCGACTGCGGCTATTGCCGCGAGCTGCACCGCCATGTGGGTCAATACAACGCGGCCGGGATCAGCGTGCGTTACGTGGCCTTCCCGCGCGCCGGCGAGGGCTCGGAGTCGTTCAAGAAGGCCGAGAACGTCTGGTGCGCCGCCGACCGCAAGGCCGCGCTCACCGATGCCAAGGCCGGCAAGACGGTCCCCGACAAGGTATGCGAAAACCCGGTCGCCGAGCAGTTCCACGCCGGCGAGAAGATCGGCGTGTCCGGCACGCCGGCGATCCTGCTCGACGACGGCCGCCTGCTGCCCGGCTACGTGCCGCCGGACGAACTCAAACGCGTGCTGGAGCAACCGGCCGGCTGA
- the trmD gene encoding tRNA (guanosine(37)-N1)-methyltransferase TrmD: MRIDVVTLFPELVDAVAQHGVVGRAIGSGIASLHSWQLRDFAADRHRTVDDAPFGGGPGMVLKAEPVLAAIAAARAAAAEPVRVAYLSPQGRRFDQAAACELAGRQRLLLLCGRYEGVDERALELAVDEEWSCGDYVLSGGELPAMMMIDAVVRLLPGALGDAESAQQDSFMHGLLDHPHYTRPQVLEGRAVPPVLLGGDHARVARWRLQQALARTWRRRPDLLAELKLTHEQQRLLDEYRTMADADGHCPALDNQE, translated from the coding sequence GTGCGCATCGACGTCGTGACCCTGTTTCCGGAGCTGGTCGACGCGGTGGCGCAGCACGGCGTGGTCGGGCGCGCCATCGGCAGCGGTATCGCCAGCCTGCACAGCTGGCAGCTGCGCGATTTTGCGGCCGACCGCCACCGCACGGTCGACGATGCGCCGTTTGGCGGCGGTCCCGGCATGGTGCTCAAGGCCGAACCGGTGCTGGCGGCGATTGCCGCCGCCCGCGCAGCGGCTGCGGAGCCGGTGCGCGTGGCGTACCTGAGCCCGCAGGGCCGGCGCTTCGATCAGGCGGCGGCCTGCGAGCTGGCCGGCCGGCAGCGCTTGCTGCTGCTGTGCGGGCGCTACGAGGGCGTCGACGAGCGGGCTCTAGAGCTGGCGGTGGATGAGGAATGGTCGTGCGGCGACTATGTCCTGAGCGGCGGCGAGCTGCCGGCCATGATGATGATCGATGCCGTGGTGCGGCTGCTGCCGGGCGCGCTGGGCGATGCGGAATCGGCGCAGCAGGACTCGTTCATGCACGGCCTGCTGGACCATCCGCACTACACGCGCCCGCAGGTGCTGGAAGGGCGCGCGGTGCCGCCAGTGCTGCTGGGCGGTGATCACGCCCGGGTAGCGCGCTGGCGTTTGCAGCAAGCACTGGCGCGCACCTGGCGACGGCGGCCGGATTTGCTGGCCGAATTGAAGTTGACGCACGAGCAGCAGCGGCTGCTGGATGAATACCGGACAATGGCCGACGCTGACGGCCACTGCCCGGCCTTGGACAATCAGGAGTAA
- the rpsP gene encoding 30S ribosomal protein S16 has protein sequence MVTIRLARGGAKKRPFYRVVVTDSRNPRDGRFIEQIGFFNPIAKSGEQPSKLDLARVDYWLGVGAKTSDRVAALVKQCRKADAAA, from the coding sequence ATGGTGACCATTCGCCTTGCCCGTGGTGGGGCCAAGAAACGGCCGTTCTACCGCGTGGTCGTGACCGACAGCCGCAACCCGCGCGACGGTCGCTTCATCGAGCAGATCGGCTTTTTCAACCCCATCGCCAAGAGCGGCGAGCAGCCGAGCAAGCTCGATCTGGCGCGCGTTGACTACTGGCTGGGCGTTGGCGCCAAGACCAGCGACCGGGTCGCGGCGCTGGTCAAGCAGTGCCGTAAGGCCGACGCTGCCGCCTGA
- a CDS encoding class I SAM-dependent methyltransferase has protein sequence MQPPEASPAPPSGPGKHSSHEFVDRVPVLAALADARCVLDLGCGRGDWSLALARAGTPVLAVDRWRAGLNWLQQQAQGLPLQALEADLGAPLPLADGAAGGALLSLVLHHLAAIGKAADLLAQITRVLAPGGVLAIIEFLPVPPPPGPALAVRLSPAQVLELATGAGLRGVPPQPIAAHVALYLLSKPA, from the coding sequence ATGCAGCCGCCCGAAGCATCCCCGGCGCCGCCAAGCGGCCCGGGCAAACACAGCAGTCACGAATTCGTCGACCGCGTACCGGTGCTGGCCGCCCTGGCTGACGCCCGCTGTGTGCTGGACCTGGGCTGCGGTCGCGGCGACTGGAGCCTGGCGCTGGCGCGCGCCGGCACGCCGGTGCTGGCCGTGGACCGCTGGCGCGCGGGCTTGAATTGGCTGCAGCAGCAGGCGCAGGGGTTGCCATTGCAGGCGCTGGAAGCCGACCTTGGCGCGCCCTTGCCGCTGGCCGATGGCGCCGCGGGCGGCGCGCTGCTGTCACTGGTGCTGCACCACCTGGCCGCGATCGGCAAGGCAGCGGATTTGCTCGCGCAGATCACCCGCGTGCTGGCGCCCGGCGGCGTGCTGGCGATCATCGAATTCCTGCCGGTGCCGCCGCCGCCCGGCCCGGCGCTGGCGGTACGGCTGAGCCCGGCGCAGGTGCTCGAGCTGGCGACCGGGGCCGGCCTGCGGGGCGTGCCGCCGCAACCGATCGCCGCCCACGTCGCCCTTTACCTGCTGAGCAAGCCGGCATGA
- the rimM gene encoding ribosome maturation factor RimM (Essential for efficient processing of 16S rRNA) has translation MGAPHGVRGWSQLWSFTDPPEGLLRHPRLEAQRRGQRLMLEIADSRLQGERVLVRFAGAEDRDAAARLTGLELSVLRAELEPPPPGSWYWHDLIGLAVVTVDGTPLGRVDHLIETGVDDVLVVRGERERLIPFAQPQIVKKVDLEAGRIEVDWDAEY, from the coding sequence GTGGGCGCCCCGCACGGCGTGCGCGGCTGGTCGCAGCTGTGGTCCTTTACCGATCCGCCCGAGGGCCTGCTGCGCCATCCCCGGCTTGAGGCGCAGCGTCGCGGGCAACGGCTGATGCTCGAGATCGCCGACAGCCGGCTGCAGGGCGAGCGCGTGCTGGTGCGCTTCGCGGGCGCGGAGGATCGCGACGCGGCCGCCAGATTGACCGGCCTTGAACTGAGCGTGCTGCGGGCCGAGCTCGAACCGCCGCCGCCGGGCAGCTGGTACTGGCACGACCTGATCGGCCTGGCGGTGGTCACGGTGGACGGCACGCCGCTGGGGCGGGTCGATCACCTGATCGAAACCGGCGTCGATGACGTGCTGGTGGTGCGCGGCGAACGCGAGCGGCTGATCCCGTTCGCGCAGCCGCAGATAGTGAAGAAGGTCGATCTCGAAGCCGGCCGCATCGAGGTGGACTGGGACGCGGAGTACTGA
- the ffh gene encoding signal recognition particle protein, with translation MFNSLTERLEATVRRLRGQAFLNDENIADALREVRMALLEADVALPVVRGFIEQVRQDAIGREIGKSLNPGQLLVKLVHDRLISLMGSENAALNLAGAPPVVILLAGLQGSGKTTTSAKLARLIREQTKKSVLLVSADVYRPAAIEQLRVLAGQVGAQFQPSDISQKPVDIAAEAVAEARRRALDVVIVDTAGRLHIDADMMAEIRAIHAAVKPLETLFVVDSMTGQDAVNTAKAFHEALPLTGVILTKTDGDARGGAALSIREVTGAPIKFLGVGEKTGALEAFHPERVASRILGMGDVLSLVEDVQRNVDQAQAARLEDKLRRGKGFDFNDFRDQLKMVQGMGGLGSLLDKLPGMSGINAQAREQLADGRQLGRVEAIINSMTAKERRFPDLINGSRKRRIAAGSGVQIQDVNRLLKQFEQSQKMMKKLGRPGGMKKMMRGMGANRGGFPGRG, from the coding sequence ATGTTCAACAGCCTCACCGAACGCCTCGAAGCCACCGTGCGCCGCCTGCGCGGCCAGGCCTTCCTGAACGACGAGAACATCGCCGACGCGCTGCGCGAGGTGCGCATGGCGCTGCTGGAAGCCGACGTGGCGCTGCCGGTGGTGCGCGGTTTCATCGAGCAAGTGCGCCAGGACGCCATCGGGCGCGAAATCGGCAAGAGCCTCAACCCCGGCCAGTTGCTGGTCAAGCTGGTTCACGACCGCCTGATCAGCCTGATGGGCAGCGAGAATGCGGCCCTGAACCTGGCCGGCGCGCCGCCGGTGGTGATCCTGCTGGCCGGCCTGCAGGGCTCGGGCAAGACCACCACCAGCGCCAAGCTGGCGCGACTGATCCGCGAGCAGACCAAAAAATCCGTGCTGCTGGTCAGCGCCGACGTCTACCGCCCGGCGGCCATCGAACAGCTGCGCGTGCTGGCCGGGCAGGTCGGCGCGCAGTTCCAGCCCAGCGACATCAGCCAGAAGCCGGTCGACATCGCCGCCGAGGCGGTCGCCGAGGCGCGCCGCCGGGCTCTCGACGTGGTGATCGTCGACACCGCCGGCCGGCTGCATATCGACGCCGACATGATGGCCGAGATCCGCGCCATCCATGCCGCCGTCAAGCCGCTCGAGACGCTGTTCGTGGTCGATTCCATGACCGGCCAGGACGCGGTCAACACGGCCAAGGCCTTCCATGAGGCGCTGCCGCTGACCGGCGTCATCCTGACCAAGACCGACGGCGATGCGCGCGGCGGCGCCGCGCTGTCGATCCGCGAAGTCACCGGCGCACCGATCAAGTTCTTGGGCGTGGGCGAGAAAACCGGCGCCTTGGAAGCCTTCCACCCCGAGCGCGTCGCCTCGCGCATCTTGGGGATGGGCGACGTGCTCAGCCTGGTCGAGGACGTGCAGCGCAACGTCGACCAGGCGCAGGCGGCGCGCCTGGAAGACAAGCTGCGTCGCGGCAAGGGCTTCGACTTCAACGACTTTCGCGATCAGCTCAAGATGGTGCAGGGCATGGGCGGTCTGGGCAGCCTGCTCGACAAGCTGCCCGGCATGAGCGGCATCAATGCCCAGGCCCGCGAGCAACTGGCCGACGGCAGGCAGCTCGGGCGCGTCGAGGCCATCATCAACTCCATGACCGCCAAGGAACGGCGCTTCCCGGACCTGATCAACGGCTCGCGCAAGCGGCGCATCGCCGCGGGTTCCGGCGTGCAGATCCAGGACGTGAACCGGCTGCTGAAGCAGTTCGAGCAGAGCCAGAAGATGATGAAAAAGCTCGGCCGGCCCGGCGGCATGAAGAAAATGATGCGCGGCATGGGCGCCAACCGCGGCGGCTTTCCCGGCCGCGGTTGA
- the xerD gene encoding site-specific tyrosine recombinase XerD, with amino-acid sequence MNAATFAPEDQRAAAPLSRAGAPAAAPAKPPVEPLLEQFLDSLWLERGASRLTLAAYRTDLLSFAAHMFLRGAPLASASRADLLTYLAAPAQAGLAPRSLGRRLSALRGFFRYLVREGLTQEDPTARIESPRLGRPLPKTLTEADVERLLSAPAGDTPEALRDAAMLELLYASGLRVSELVGLRIAQVDLNRGVLVVLGKGARERLVPVGETALERIETYLSKARGALLGGQVSDALFVTRRGGGMTRQGFWHRLRHYARLAGFERLPSPHTLRHAFATHLLNHGADLRAVQMLLGHADLSTTQIYTHVARERLKALHAQHHPRG; translated from the coding sequence ATGAACGCAGCCACTTTCGCGCCTGAGGATCAGCGCGCCGCGGCGCCCTTGTCCAGGGCCGGCGCGCCGGCCGCCGCCCCGGCCAAACCGCCGGTCGAACCCCTGCTTGAACAGTTCCTCGACAGCCTATGGCTGGAGCGCGGTGCCAGCCGCCTGACGCTCGCCGCCTACCGCACCGACCTGCTCAGCTTTGCGGCGCACATGTTCTTGCGCGGCGCGCCGCTGGCCAGCGCCAGCCGCGCCGACCTGCTGACTTATCTCGCCGCGCCCGCACAGGCCGGACTCGCGCCGCGCTCGCTCGGCCGCCGCCTGTCGGCGCTGCGCGGCTTTTTCCGCTATCTGGTCCGCGAGGGCCTGACGCAGGAAGACCCCACCGCGCGCATCGAATCCCCGCGCCTGGGCCGGCCGCTGCCCAAAACGCTCACCGAAGCGGATGTCGAGCGCCTGCTGAGCGCGCCGGCGGGCGACACGCCCGAGGCGCTGCGCGACGCCGCCATGCTGGAGCTGCTCTACGCCAGCGGCCTGCGCGTGAGCGAACTGGTCGGTCTGCGCATCGCGCAGGTGGACCTGAACCGCGGCGTGCTGGTGGTGCTGGGCAAGGGCGCTCGCGAGCGGCTGGTGCCGGTCGGCGAGACCGCCCTGGAGCGCATCGAGACTTATCTGTCGAAGGCGCGCGGTGCGCTGCTGGGCGGGCAGGTCAGCGATGCCCTGTTCGTCACCCGCCGCGGTGGCGGCATGACCCGCCAGGGCTTCTGGCACCGGCTGCGCCACTACGCGCGCCTGGCCGGCTTCGAGCGTCTGCCCTCGCCACACACGCTGCGTCACGCCTTTGCAACCCACTTGCTCAATCATGGCGCCGACCTGCGCGCGGTGCAGATGCTGCTCGGCCACGCCGATCTTTCAACCACTCAGATCTACACCCACGTGGCGCGCGAGCGCCTGAAGGCCCTGCACGCCCAGCATCACCCGCGCGGCTGA
- a CDS encoding methylated-DNA--[protein]-cysteine S-methyltransferase, whose protein sequence is MPSPLGMLSLRCNLNGLCEVAVLADGSPALKPADPLLLETMLRLEAYFAGATADFSDLPLAPEGTPFQHRVWAALRAIPAGRTRRYGELAADLDTAARAIGGACRANPLLLVVPCHRVVASTGDGGFMGASDGDWPRRKQQLLAHERSHFRA, encoded by the coding sequence ATGCCAAGCCCGCTTGGCATGCTCAGCCTGCGCTGCAATCTGAACGGCCTGTGCGAGGTGGCCGTGCTGGCCGATGGCTCGCCGGCGCTCAAGCCTGCCGATCCGCTGCTGCTGGAAACCATGCTGCGGCTGGAAGCCTACTTCGCCGGCGCCACGGCGGATTTCTCCGATCTGCCCCTGGCACCCGAAGGCACGCCCTTTCAGCACCGCGTCTGGGCGGCGCTGCGGGCCATCCCGGCCGGCCGCACCCGCCGCTACGGCGAGCTCGCGGCTGACCTCGATACCGCCGCCCGCGCCATCGGTGGCGCCTGCCGTGCCAATCCGCTGTTGCTGGTAGTGCCCTGCCACCGGGTGGTGGCGAGCACCGGCGACGGCGGCTTCATGGGCGCATCCGATGGCGACTGGCCGCGTCGCAAGCAGCAGCTGCTGGCGCATGAACGCAGCCACTTTCGCGCCTGA